The following are from one region of the Carnobacterium gallinarum DSM 4847 genome:
- a CDS encoding metal-binding protein ZinT, whose amino-acid sequence MKLFLISVLLVGLSLGTGCQQTGKSIASESQTKENSASLVSEHVEKEHFHSHEKTSASQGIFEDSAVQDRLLSDWEGSWQSVYPYLVDGSLDEVFKEKAKDGEKSFEEYKEYYEKGYQTEIEAIDIVKNTISYRIDGKWQEAQYDYSGYKILTYESGKKGVRYLFTATTTNMLAPKYVQFSDHIIEPQKSSHFHIYLGNENQDVLLSEMKNWPTFFPSTLNKKEIIHDMLYH is encoded by the coding sequence ATGAAATTATTTTTAATAAGTGTACTACTGGTGGGGTTATCTCTCGGAACAGGTTGTCAACAGACTGGAAAATCTATAGCTAGCGAATCTCAAACCAAAGAAAATTCAGCAAGTCTGGTTAGTGAACATGTAGAAAAGGAGCATTTCCATAGTCATGAAAAAACATCTGCAAGCCAAGGGATATTTGAGGATAGTGCTGTTCAAGATCGTCTATTATCTGATTGGGAAGGATCATGGCAATCTGTTTATCCATACTTAGTCGACGGCTCTCTTGATGAAGTCTTTAAAGAAAAAGCCAAAGATGGAGAAAAAAGCTTTGAAGAATACAAAGAATATTATGAAAAAGGTTATCAAACTGAAATTGAAGCAATTGATATTGTGAAAAATACTATTTCTTATCGAATTGATGGAAAGTGGCAGGAAGCTCAGTATGACTATTCTGGCTATAAAATTCTAACGTATGAATCTGGTAAAAAAGGTGTCCGCTATTTGTTTACAGCCACGACAACAAACATGCTAGCTCCAAAATATGTTCAATTTAGTGATCATATTATTGAACCTCAAAAAAGCTCACATTTCCATATTTATTTAGGAAATGAAAACCAGGATGTTCTTTTATCGGAAATGAAAAATTGGCCAACCTTTTTTCCAAGTACTCTGAATAAAAAAGAAATCATTCATGATATGTTGTACCATTAA
- the groL gene encoding chaperonin GroEL (60 kDa chaperone family; promotes refolding of misfolded polypeptides especially under stressful conditions; forms two stacked rings of heptamers to form a barrel-shaped 14mer; ends can be capped by GroES; misfolded proteins enter the barrel where they are refolded when GroES binds) gives MAKDIKFAEDARSAMLRGVDVLANTVKVTLGPKGRNVVLEKSFGSPLITNDGVTIAKEIELEDHFENMGAKLVAEVASKTNDIAGDGTTTATVLTQAIVREGLKNVTAGANPVGIRRGIELATKTAVEELHAISKVVNSKEAIAQVAAISSDDERIGQLIADAMEKVGNDGVITIEESKGIETELDVVEGMQFDRGYLSQYMVTDNDKMEAVLENPYILITDKKISNIQDILPMLEQIIQQGRPLLIIADDVDGEALPTLVLNKIRGTFNVVAVKAPGFGDRRKAMLEDIAILTGGTVITDDLGLELKDTTIEQLGHAGKAVVTKDATTIVEGAGAKENIEHRVALIKAQAADTTSEFDKEKLQERLAKLSGGVAVVKVGAATETELKERKLRIEDALNATRAAVEEGIVAGGGTALINVQAKVAELEAEGDIATGIKIVLRSLEEPLRQISENAGLEGSVIVDKLKHVEAGIGFNAANGEWVNMIDAGIVDPTKVTRSALQNAASVAALLLTTEAVVADKPAPEAPMGPGMDPSMMGGMM, from the coding sequence ATGGCAAAAGATATTAAATTTGCAGAAGATGCACGTAGCGCTATGTTACGTGGTGTAGATGTTTTAGCGAATACTGTAAAAGTAACTTTAGGACCTAAAGGACGTAATGTTGTTTTAGAAAAATCATTTGGTTCACCATTAATTACAAATGACGGTGTGACAATTGCTAAAGAAATCGAATTAGAAGATCATTTTGAAAATATGGGAGCTAAATTAGTAGCTGAAGTTGCTTCAAAAACCAATGATATTGCAGGAGATGGAACTACAACTGCAACTGTTTTAACACAAGCAATTGTGCGTGAAGGTTTAAAAAATGTGACTGCTGGAGCAAATCCAGTAGGCATTCGTCGCGGGATTGAATTGGCAACAAAAACAGCTGTTGAAGAATTGCATGCAATTTCTAAAGTTGTGAATTCAAAAGAAGCTATCGCACAAGTTGCAGCAATTTCTTCTGATGATGAACGCATTGGTCAACTAATTGCAGATGCAATGGAAAAAGTAGGCAATGATGGTGTTATCACAATAGAAGAATCTAAAGGGATTGAAACTGAATTAGATGTAGTTGAAGGAATGCAATTTGACCGCGGTTATCTTTCTCAATATATGGTAACAGATAATGATAAGATGGAAGCAGTTCTTGAAAATCCTTATATCTTAATTACAGATAAAAAAATCTCAAACATTCAAGATATTTTACCAATGCTAGAACAAATTATTCAACAAGGTCGTCCACTTTTAATTATTGCTGATGATGTTGACGGTGAAGCATTGCCAACTTTAGTCTTAAATAAAATTCGTGGCACATTTAATGTAGTTGCTGTTAAAGCCCCTGGTTTTGGTGATCGTCGTAAAGCAATGCTTGAAGATATCGCAATCCTAACCGGCGGAACGGTTATTACAGACGACCTAGGTTTAGAATTAAAAGATACAACAATTGAACAATTAGGACATGCTGGTAAAGCAGTTGTGACTAAAGATGCAACAACAATTGTTGAAGGTGCCGGTGCAAAAGAAAATATTGAACACCGTGTTGCATTAATTAAAGCACAAGCAGCAGATACAACATCAGAATTCGATAAAGAAAAATTACAAGAACGTCTTGCTAAACTTTCTGGTGGAGTTGCTGTTGTTAAAGTTGGAGCAGCTACGGAAACAGAATTAAAAGAACGCAAATTAAGAATTGAAGATGCTTTAAATGCTACTCGTGCAGCGGTTGAAGAAGGAATTGTTGCTGGTGGTGGAACAGCTTTAATCAATGTTCAAGCTAAAGTTGCTGAACTTGAAGCAGAAGGTGATATTGCTACAGGAATCAAGATTGTATTGCGTTCATTAGAAGAGCCTTTACGCCAAATTTCTGAAAATGCTGGACTTGAAGGTTCCGTAATTGTAGACAAATTAAAACATGTTGAAGCAGGAATTGGTTTTAATGCTGCCAATGGTGAATGGGTAAACATGATTGATGCTGGAATAGTTGATCCAACTAAAGTAACACGTAGTGCATTACAAAATGCAGCTAGTGTAGCAGCATTATTATTAACAACTGAAGCAGTTGTTGCAGATAAACCAGCTCCAGAAGCACCAATGGGACCAGGAATGGATCCAAGTATGATGGGCGGCATGATGTAA
- a CDS encoding YdiK family protein: protein MSKNGFLSQIIFNYLLAAIFIWFAIDFVSTSGWGFFTILCVLIATNDFVRGTKMLQIFIQISKNNKSN from the coding sequence ATGAGCAAAAATGGATTTTTAAGCCAAATTATTTTCAACTATCTTTTAGCAGCCATATTTATTTGGTTTGCGATTGATTTTGTATCAACTTCTGGTTGGGGATTTTTCACAATTTTATGTGTCTTGATCGCAACAAATGATTTTGTTCGTGGAACAAAAATGTTGCAAATTTTTATTCAAATTAGTAAAAACAACAAATCTAATTAA
- the tsaD gene encoding tRNA (adenosine(37)-N6)-threonylcarbamoyltransferase complex transferase subunit TsaD encodes MSNERNLILAIETSCDETSAAIIENGIHIRSNIVASQIKSHMRFGGVVPEIASRHHVEQITQCIEEALNEAEVGYEELNAIAVTEGPGLVGALLIGVNAAKALAYAHNLPLIPVNHMAGHIYANRLIQPLLFPLLALVVSGGHTELVFMEEDGQYQIIGETRDDAAGEAYDKVGRVLGLTYPGGKRIDEMAHVGTDTFNFPRGMIREENYDFSFSGLKSSFINTVHNAEQKGEELDKNDLAASFQASVVDVLVTKTLKAVEELQVKQLVLAGGVAANRGLRETLTKKMAEVFPNVELVIPPLNLCGDNAAMIGAAAYISYQRSEFATYDLNAQPGLSFDTI; translated from the coding sequence ATGTCAAATGAACGAAACTTAATTTTAGCAATTGAAACAAGCTGTGACGAAACAAGTGCGGCAATAATTGAAAATGGCATTCATATTCGCTCCAACATTGTCGCCTCACAAATTAAAAGTCATATGCGATTTGGTGGAGTTGTCCCTGAAATTGCTAGTCGACATCATGTGGAGCAGATTACTCAATGTATTGAAGAAGCGTTAAATGAAGCTGAAGTTGGTTATGAAGAGTTGAACGCAATTGCTGTTACAGAAGGACCAGGCTTAGTTGGAGCCTTATTAATTGGTGTAAATGCAGCGAAAGCGTTGGCTTATGCTCATAATTTGCCACTCATTCCAGTCAATCATATGGCAGGACACATTTATGCAAATCGTTTAATCCAACCGTTGTTATTCCCACTGTTGGCTTTAGTTGTTAGTGGTGGTCATACAGAATTAGTTTTCATGGAAGAAGATGGACAGTATCAAATTATTGGTGAAACACGAGATGATGCTGCTGGAGAAGCTTACGATAAAGTCGGTCGTGTCCTAGGATTAACCTATCCTGGTGGGAAACGTATTGATGAAATGGCTCACGTTGGAACGGATACATTCAATTTTCCCCGAGGAATGATTCGTGAAGAAAATTATGATTTTAGTTTTAGTGGTTTGAAGAGTTCCTTTATTAATACAGTTCATAATGCTGAACAAAAAGGTGAAGAGCTAGATAAAAATGATTTAGCTGCAAGTTTTCAAGCAAGTGTTGTCGACGTCTTGGTGACGAAGACATTAAAAGCAGTTGAAGAATTACAAGTAAAGCAGTTAGTATTAGCTGGTGGCGTTGCTGCAAATCGTGGTTTACGTGAGACTTTAACTAAAAAAATGGCAGAAGTATTTCCTAATGTAGAGCTAGTAATTCCACCTTTAAACCTATGTGGAGATAATGCAGCTATGATTGGAGCTGCTGCGTATATCTCTTATCAACGATCTGAATTTGCTACCTATGATTTAAATGCACAGCCTGGCTTGTCATTTGATACTATTTAA
- a CDS encoding redox-sensing transcriptional repressor Rex → MPNQKIPKATAKRLPIYYRYLRFLNDAGKDRVSSTELSDAVKVDSATIRRDFSYFGALGKRGYGYDVEDLLNFFSKTLNQDRLTNVALIGVGNLGHALLNYNFHQSNNTRISAAFDIDENLVGTIASGVPVYPMSEMVEQLKLQQIEVVILTVPAPVAQETVNQLVDANVKGIMNFTPLRISVPDDIRVQNVDLTNELQTLIYFLDHYTANEPMEEV, encoded by the coding sequence ATGCCAAATCAAAAAATACCAAAGGCAACAGCAAAACGCTTGCCTATCTATTATCGCTATTTACGTTTTTTAAATGACGCAGGAAAAGATCGTGTCTCTTCAACGGAACTTAGTGATGCTGTAAAAGTTGACAGCGCAACTATCCGAAGAGATTTTTCTTACTTTGGGGCGCTTGGAAAACGTGGTTATGGATACGATGTTGAAGATTTATTGAACTTTTTCAGTAAAACATTAAATCAAGATCGTTTAACAAATGTTGCATTAATCGGAGTCGGAAATCTTGGTCATGCCTTATTAAATTATAATTTCCACCAAAGCAATAATACACGAATTAGTGCGGCTTTTGATATTGATGAGAATCTAGTAGGAACTATCGCTAGTGGTGTTCCAGTTTATCCAATGAGTGAAATGGTTGAGCAATTAAAATTACAACAGATTGAAGTTGTGATCTTAACTGTACCAGCACCAGTAGCCCAAGAAACAGTAAACCAATTGGTTGATGCAAATGTTAAAGGAATCATGAATTTTACACCATTAAGAATTTCAGTTCCAGATGATATTCGAGTACAAAATGTTGATTTAACGAATGAATTGCAAACGCTGATTTATTTCTTAGATCACTATACTGCGAATGAACCAATGGAAGAAGTTTAA
- the tsaB gene encoding tRNA (adenosine(37)-N6)-threonylcarbamoyltransferase complex dimerization subunit type 1 TsaB, which yields MKILAIDTSNQVMSVAVIENQVIIGEITTNIKGNHSERLMPAIDQLMKEVHWQPNQLDRIAVAKGPGSYTGLRIGVTIAKTLAWTLNKELTGISSLKVLAGNCQESTDLIVPLMDARRGNIYTGLYQWQGTELQQIEPDTHISASEWAKFLASRFKTETIQLVGSDWSLHEATFRAEFGERVRIASAQNQLPRGSVLGLLATTAEPVDPHTFIPDYLKLAEAEENWRLAHPDQLEESYVEKI from the coding sequence ATGAAAATTTTAGCAATCGATACGTCTAACCAAGTGATGAGTGTAGCGGTTATCGAAAATCAAGTTATTATCGGTGAAATTACAACAAATATAAAAGGCAATCATAGTGAGCGCTTGATGCCGGCAATTGATCAATTAATGAAAGAAGTTCATTGGCAACCTAACCAATTAGATCGAATCGCAGTAGCCAAAGGACCGGGTTCTTATACAGGATTACGAATTGGTGTGACAATAGCGAAAACATTAGCATGGACATTAAATAAAGAGTTAACTGGAATTTCTAGCTTAAAAGTTTTAGCAGGAAATTGCCAAGAATCAACAGATTTAATCGTTCCATTAATGGATGCAAGACGTGGTAATATTTATACAGGTTTGTATCAATGGCAAGGAACAGAACTACAGCAAATTGAACCAGATACACATATTTCAGCAAGTGAGTGGGCGAAGTTTTTGGCTAGTCGTTTTAAAACAGAAACTATTCAATTAGTTGGTAGTGATTGGAGTTTGCACGAAGCTACTTTTAGAGCCGAATTTGGTGAACGAGTAAGAATCGCTTCAGCTCAAAATCAATTGCCTAGAGGGAGTGTTTTGGGATTATTAGCAACAACCGCAGAGCCTGTTGATCCCCATACTTTTATTCCTGATTATTTAAAATTAGCCGAAGCTGAAGAAAACTGGCGGTTAGCTCATCCGGATCAATTGGAGGAAAGCTATGTTGAAAAAATTTAG
- a CDS encoding ABC-F family ATP-binding cassette domain-containing protein, which translates to MILLQTQQVARYFGADVLFENIHLEIQDTSRIALVGRNGAGKTTLLKMIVGQEEPDAGKIAKGKSVTVGYLAQHSGLDSTRTIWDEMLTVFEPVIQMEQRMRQLEVQIGDPDLLENPELYQKILDDYDQLQHDFNLANGFGFEAEIRSVLHGFRFFEEDYSKHIDQLSGGQKTRLALARLLLEKRDLLVLDEPTNHLDIATLNWLEDYLQTYKGALLIVSHDRYFLDKVVNEVYELSRQKMHHYKGNYTKYLDQKAANLEREWKEFEKQQTEIAKLEDFVARNLVRATTTKRAQSRRKQLEKMDRLDKPLGDEKSARFKFRPAKESGNVVLTLNDGAVGYDGEIISTPIHLDVRKLDAIALVGPNGIGKSTLLKSLVDDLPLIQGEKRFGANVSIGYYDQEQANLNSTKTVLLELWDEHPSTPEKDIRSILGSFLFSGEDVEKSVSSLSGGEKARLALAKLSMEQDNFLILDEPTNHLDIDSKEVLEEALIEFPGTLLFVSHDRYFINRIATTVVELSETGSTLYLGDYDYYLEKKAEEEELRLLAEEERMKNQPQTVTTALEQKSGTKANYQVSKETQKIVRQLTRRIEALEAEMATLEETITHLETQLTLPEVFGDHVKVQEINQTLQELHAKNERCLNEWEEQSMALEELGNI; encoded by the coding sequence ATGATTTTACTACAAACGCAACAAGTAGCACGGTACTTTGGTGCCGATGTGCTTTTTGAAAATATTCACTTAGAAATTCAAGATACTTCTCGCATTGCTTTAGTTGGTCGCAATGGTGCGGGGAAAACAACCTTATTAAAAATGATTGTAGGACAAGAAGAACCTGATGCCGGTAAAATTGCTAAAGGCAAATCTGTAACAGTTGGGTATTTAGCCCAGCATTCAGGATTAGATTCCACTCGAACTATCTGGGATGAGATGTTAACTGTCTTTGAACCCGTTATTCAGATGGAACAGCGTATGCGTCAGTTAGAAGTTCAAATTGGTGATCCTGATTTATTAGAAAATCCTGAATTGTATCAAAAAATCTTAGATGATTACGATCAATTGCAACATGATTTTAATTTGGCGAATGGCTTTGGTTTTGAAGCAGAAATTCGTTCCGTGTTACATGGTTTTCGTTTTTTTGAAGAAGACTACAGTAAGCATATAGATCAACTATCTGGTGGACAAAAAACCCGTCTAGCTCTAGCTCGTTTATTATTGGAAAAACGCGATTTATTAGTACTGGATGAACCAACGAATCATTTAGATATTGCTACTTTAAATTGGTTAGAGGACTATTTACAAACCTACAAGGGTGCCTTATTAATTGTATCCCATGATCGCTATTTCTTAGATAAAGTTGTCAATGAAGTCTATGAACTAAGTCGTCAAAAGATGCATCATTATAAAGGCAATTATACAAAATATTTAGATCAAAAAGCAGCGAATTTAGAACGTGAATGGAAAGAATTTGAAAAACAGCAAACTGAAATTGCAAAACTTGAAGATTTTGTTGCTCGTAATTTAGTTCGAGCAACTACGACAAAACGCGCACAAAGTCGTCGAAAGCAATTAGAAAAAATGGACCGGCTGGACAAACCCTTAGGTGATGAAAAATCCGCCCGCTTTAAATTCCGTCCTGCCAAAGAAAGTGGCAATGTTGTATTAACATTAAATGATGGAGCTGTTGGATACGATGGCGAAATTATATCGACTCCAATTCACCTAGATGTTCGTAAACTAGATGCTATTGCTCTAGTTGGACCAAACGGAATTGGTAAATCAACACTTTTAAAATCCTTAGTTGATGACCTCCCTTTAATTCAAGGAGAAAAACGCTTTGGTGCTAATGTCTCGATTGGATATTATGACCAAGAACAGGCAAATCTTAATTCAACTAAAACAGTTCTTTTAGAATTATGGGATGAACATCCTTCTACTCCTGAAAAAGATATTCGTAGTATTTTAGGAAGCTTTTTATTTTCAGGCGAAGATGTTGAAAAATCGGTTTCTAGCTTAAGTGGTGGTGAAAAAGCTCGACTAGCGTTAGCCAAACTTTCAATGGAACAAGATAATTTTTTGATTTTAGATGAACCTACCAACCATTTAGACATTGATAGTAAAGAGGTTTTAGAAGAAGCTTTAATTGAATTTCCAGGAACCTTACTTTTTGTTTCTCATGACCGTTACTTTATTAATCGAATTGCGACAACTGTTGTAGAATTATCAGAAACAGGTAGTACACTTTATTTAGGTGACTATGATTATTATCTTGAAAAAAAAGCTGAAGAAGAGGAATTGCGTTTATTGGCTGAAGAAGAACGGATGAAAAATCAACCACAAACTGTGACGACTGCTTTGGAACAAAAATCTGGAACAAAAGCCAACTATCAAGTTAGCAAAGAAACCCAAAAGATTGTCCGTCAGCTAACAAGACGAATTGAAGCTTTAGAAGCTGAAATGGCTACACTAGAGGAAACGATTACACATTTAGAAACGCAACTAACCTTACCAGAAGTTTTTGGGGACCATGTGAAAGTTCAAGAAATCAATCAGACATTACAAGAATTACATGCTAAGAATGAACGTTGCTTGAATGAATGGGAAGAGCAGAGTATGGCCTTAGAAGAATTAGGTAACATTTAA
- a CDS encoding cysteine hydrolase family protein, which yields MELEDVLVIIDLQNGLQTEEKHLHKIENVLMGVNQRIAAYRQVEKPIIFVQHSDEELVPHTKPWELMPELDKKETDYYIGKTYPNAFFKTDLQELLTKLAVKNIEICGAQTEFCVDTTIRFAHGLGYSLSMVKGLNTTLDTNLIKAETIIAHHESIWDRRFLTFI from the coding sequence ATGGAATTGGAAGATGTATTAGTAATTATTGATTTACAGAATGGACTTCAGACAGAAGAAAAGCACTTACACAAAATAGAAAACGTTTTAATGGGCGTAAATCAACGGATTGCTGCTTATCGTCAAGTAGAGAAACCAATAATTTTTGTGCAACATAGTGATGAAGAATTGGTACCACATACAAAACCTTGGGAATTGATGCCAGAGTTGGATAAAAAAGAAACCGATTACTATATTGGAAAAACCTATCCAAATGCTTTTTTTAAAACAGATTTACAAGAACTATTAACCAAATTAGCAGTGAAAAATATTGAAATTTGTGGTGCTCAAACAGAATTTTGTGTAGATACTACGATTCGTTTTGCTCATGGACTTGGCTATTCATTATCAATGGTCAAAGGCTTGAATACAACGTTAGACACTAATTTAATTAAAGCAGAAACAATCATTGCCCATCATGAAAGTATCTGGGATCGACGATTTTTAACATTTATTTAA
- the groES gene encoding co-chaperone GroES, giving the protein MLKPLGDRVIIEVAKEQEKTVGGIVLTSSAQEKPQTGTVIAVGEGRVLENGNKVELAVKVGETVLFEKYSGTEVKYEGKEYLVVKEHDLVAIVD; this is encoded by the coding sequence GTGTTAAAACCATTAGGAGATCGTGTCATAATTGAAGTTGCCAAGGAACAAGAGAAAACAGTAGGTGGAATTGTGTTAACAAGCTCTGCACAAGAAAAGCCCCAAACTGGAACGGTTATTGCTGTCGGTGAAGGTCGTGTGCTGGAGAATGGAAACAAAGTTGAACTAGCTGTTAAAGTTGGCGAAACAGTTTTATTTGAAAAGTATTCAGGCACAGAAGTTAAATATGAAGGTAAAGAATATTTAGTTGTTAAAGAACATGACTTAGTTGCAATTGTCGACTAA
- the rimI gene encoding ribosomal protein S18-alanine N-acetyltransferase translates to MLKKFRNWLTISSNEKEATEQRWRWERLTERVSLTKTEFPMNANENAILSIGTVADIPELLEIERLSYHGEMPWSQKAFEHEMKNNRNALYLILKVYDKAVAFIGSWFVEGEAHITNIAVIPNYRRLGLATVLIQQMEQLAIMDQNKLFSLEVRVSNQSGQNLYRKLGFQDGKIKKGYYTENREDALEMYKALKGKNDK, encoded by the coding sequence ATGTTGAAAAAATTTAGAAATTGGTTAACGATTAGTTCAAATGAAAAAGAAGCAACAGAGCAAAGGTGGCGCTGGGAGCGTTTGACAGAACGAGTAAGTCTGACTAAAACAGAGTTTCCCATGAATGCCAATGAAAATGCGATTTTGTCAATTGGAACAGTTGCAGATATTCCAGAATTATTGGAGATTGAGCGCTTAAGTTATCATGGAGAAATGCCATGGAGTCAAAAAGCATTTGAACATGAGATGAAAAATAACCGCAATGCTTTGTATTTAATTCTAAAAGTCTATGATAAAGCTGTAGCATTTATTGGTTCATGGTTTGTCGAAGGGGAAGCGCATATTACCAATATTGCTGTGATTCCTAATTATCGTCGGTTAGGTTTGGCAACAGTTCTAATCCAGCAAATGGAGCAATTAGCGATTATGGATCAGAATAAATTGTTTAGCTTGGAAGTTCGAGTATCCAACCAAAGTGGACAGAATTTATATCGTAAGTTAGGATTCCAAGATGGTAAAATCAAAAAAGGCTACTATACTGAAAACCGTGAAGATGCATTAGAAATGTACAAAGCGCTAAAAGGAAAGAATGACAAATGA
- a CDS encoding YcxB family protein translates to MSEIIFKSLLTKQDFSEFNRIYGRIIAKKRLRIRLILGIITTIFSLSEFISIIRYIVKYQTFFEQRGYLTILSYQKENLFISFIYAVIAILMFVSYAKGNNRQIKKTMNDPENQLFFSEKEVTVNDEFILIKNMDSLSKFSWSGIKKVIESKKFIAIFTSSSNCLILNKGELQESELIALREKLKTNFNGEIRLVDK, encoded by the coding sequence ATGTCAGAAATAATCTTTAAATCATTGTTAACAAAGCAAGATTTTTCAGAATTCAATCGAATTTATGGACGGATTATAGCTAAAAAACGTTTAAGAATACGACTCATTCTAGGCATAATTACGACAATTTTTAGTTTAAGCGAATTCATTTCAATAATTCGCTATATAGTAAAGTATCAAACATTTTTTGAACAACGAGGTTACCTTACTATCTTAAGCTACCAAAAAGAGAATCTATTCATTTCTTTTATTTATGCAGTAATAGCAATACTAATGTTTGTTAGTTACGCTAAAGGAAATAATAGGCAAATCAAAAAAACAATGAATGATCCAGAGAACCAATTATTTTTTAGTGAAAAAGAAGTGACAGTTAATGATGAATTCATACTAATTAAAAATATGGATAGCCTATCTAAGTTTAGCTGGAGTGGAATAAAAAAAGTAATTGAAAGTAAAAAATTTATAGCTATTTTTACTTCCAGTTCCAATTGTTTAATCCTTAATAAAGGAGAGCTACAAGAATCAGAATTAATTGCTTTGAGAGAAAAACTGAAAACTAATTTTAATGGTGAAATTCGGTTGGTTGATAAATAA
- the rimI gene encoding ribosomal protein S18-alanine N-acetyltransferase, whose amino-acid sequence MIEKLDKNQIRFIEIKETRYTGVDLFEVAEKSYDHESPWSAETFNKDLKQPYVQYFMALEEHKIIGFVGYRQIFEEVEITNIVVAAELKDQGIGTELLNQWLDYLRTSEAGVVHLEVRKSNKLAIHVYKKLGFQLVNIRQDYYDYPVEDAIIMKLAL is encoded by the coding sequence ATGATAGAAAAATTAGACAAAAATCAGATTAGGTTTATTGAAATAAAAGAGACCCGTTATACTGGAGTGGATCTGTTTGAAGTAGCTGAAAAAAGCTACGATCATGAATCTCCTTGGAGTGCAGAAACTTTTAATAAAGATCTAAAACAGCCTTATGTTCAGTATTTTATGGCCTTAGAGGAACATAAAATAATCGGGTTTGTTGGCTATCGCCAGATTTTTGAAGAAGTTGAAATTACGAATATTGTTGTAGCAGCCGAATTGAAAGATCAAGGAATTGGAACGGAATTACTAAACCAATGGTTAGATTATTTGCGTACCTCAGAGGCAGGCGTTGTTCATCTAGAAGTGCGAAAAAGTAATAAATTGGCAATTCATGTCTATAAAAAATTAGGCTTCCAATTAGTGAATATTCGGCAAGATTATTATGATTATCCCGTTGAAGATGCAATAATTATGAAACTAGCATTATAA
- a CDS encoding CPBP family intramembrane glutamic endopeptidase produces MKKITVHTSLMILITYLAAQFVPIFIALMAPKNLRAEFSIYGSLICFALGAIIMLLLNRKSTIRNSLTLQESIPVSKVIIWGIAGFFLAIFAQQVAMMIEVNLFNFSTNSQNTIGILTIIRKYPLYLVATSIFGPIMEEFVFRKVIFGFFYDLTGAIGAAVISSLLFAFIHMDGHILLYSAMGFVFCYLYTKTKNIATPMIAHILMNSTAVLASLFFN; encoded by the coding sequence GTGAAAAAAATAACAGTTCATACTTCGCTTATGATTTTAATCACTTATTTAGCGGCTCAATTTGTTCCAATATTTATTGCTTTAATGGCACCCAAAAACTTACGAGCTGAGTTTTCAATATATGGTAGTTTAATTTGCTTTGCTTTAGGAGCAATTATTATGCTACTATTAAATCGTAAATCAACTATCCGCAATAGTTTGACTTTACAAGAATCAATTCCAGTTTCTAAAGTAATTATTTGGGGAATTGCAGGGTTTTTCTTAGCAATTTTTGCTCAACAAGTGGCAATGATGATTGAGGTCAATTTATTTAATTTCTCAACTAACTCTCAAAATACAATTGGAATTTTAACTATTATTCGTAAATATCCTTTGTATTTAGTTGCTACATCTATTTTTGGACCAATAATGGAAGAATTTGTTTTTCGTAAAGTAATCTTCGGATTCTTTTATGACTTAACAGGGGCAATTGGAGCAGCCGTCATTAGCTCATTACTCTTTGCTTTTATTCATATGGATGGTCATATTTTACTCTACTCAGCAATGGGATTTGTTTTTTGTTATCTTTACACAAAGACAAAAAATATTGCAACACCGATGATTGCCCATATATTAATGAATAGCACTGCCGTTTTAGCTAGTTTATTCTTCAATTAG